From a single Deltaproteobacteria bacterium genomic region:
- a CDS encoding amino acid permease has translation MWGFLGFPVDSEKSVWSGAILKIPDFLKAIREKPPLSGNKGAGPGKFGTFAGVFTPDVLTILGVIMYLRLGWVVGNAGFLGAVAIILLAKSITLCTGLSMSSITTNIRIGSGGAYSIISKSLGLEAGGSIGIPFYISQTLSAALYIIGFTEAWLLIFPEHPHVVVASVAWLLLLVITYVSAHLAIRIQFFIMAIIGVSLLSFFFSPAKPLTDIVTVGKFENAGFWAVFAIFFPAVTGIMAGANMSGDLKDPRRSIPLGTLSAIAVTLLIYVGLAYFLARVATPEELRSNQMIMVDKALWAPAVIAGIMGATLSSALGSMLGAPRILQALAEQKTVPFSKIFSMRTAGNEPRNAIIFTGAVIEIALIFGSLDFLATLITMFFLITYGMINLVVFIEQSMKIISFRPTLKIPYVVPLIGAAGCVFIMFLINPVFSIIAIATIIIIYFWLARRGLRSDARDIRGGIFLTLAERAARMAQRFPKHQVSWKPDLLIPVEDPRRWAGPLLFIENFTSRSGSILAFTVTNDGTEESEKELEELLGPLKKNISVNYTVIQDNEFLHGAKVVIQTLKASSFRPNILFLTLGSSEQKDYIIKDLIFEAHRNEMGAVVLCQNPRVAFGMQRDVNLWLRDKSPNWNLGMLIALKLQLSWEGRINLVTVSDERDDRKRLYDYLENLSDQARLPAMTDIHVLTGSFEEALKTAPRADINIFGLPFDVPFEFMRTAPELTHSSCIFVKDSGHESALV, from the coding sequence TCCGCCTCGGATGGGTGGTCGGTAACGCAGGTTTCCTGGGCGCGGTGGCAATCATATTGCTCGCAAAGAGCATTACCCTGTGCACCGGTCTTTCCATGTCGTCAATAACCACCAATATAAGGATAGGCTCGGGCGGGGCTTACTCCATAATATCGAAATCGCTGGGTCTCGAAGCGGGCGGAAGCATAGGCATACCATTTTATATATCACAGACTCTGTCAGCTGCGCTCTACATCATAGGTTTTACAGAGGCCTGGTTGTTGATATTCCCCGAACACCCCCATGTCGTGGTGGCGTCAGTGGCATGGCTGCTGCTTCTGGTTATCACGTACGTAAGCGCGCACCTGGCGATCAGGATACAGTTCTTTATAATGGCGATAATCGGTGTTTCTCTCCTCTCCTTTTTCTTCAGCCCCGCAAAGCCTCTTACGGATATAGTGACCGTAGGGAAATTCGAGAACGCGGGTTTCTGGGCGGTTTTCGCCATATTCTTCCCGGCTGTGACTGGGATAATGGCGGGGGCTAATATGTCCGGGGATTTAAAAGACCCAAGGCGTTCGATACCTCTGGGTACTTTGTCCGCGATCGCGGTTACTCTCCTGATTTACGTGGGGCTCGCATATTTTCTCGCGAGGGTCGCCACGCCCGAAGAGCTGAGGTCGAATCAGATGATCATGGTGGACAAGGCTCTGTGGGCGCCTGCTGTAATAGCCGGGATAATGGGGGCGACGCTTTCCTCCGCGCTCGGAAGCATGCTGGGCGCGCCTAGAATACTCCAGGCGCTCGCCGAGCAGAAAACCGTACCTTTCTCAAAGATATTCTCCATGAGGACCGCGGGCAACGAGCCGAGGAACGCAATCATATTCACCGGGGCCGTCATAGAGATAGCGCTCATATTCGGCAGCCTGGATTTCCTGGCCACTCTTATTACGATGTTCTTCCTGATAACTTACGGAATGATAAACCTGGTCGTTTTTATAGAGCAGAGCATGAAAATTATAAGCTTCAGGCCGACTTTGAAGATCCCGTACGTCGTGCCGCTCATAGGCGCCGCGGGCTGCGTCTTCATAATGTTCCTTATAAATCCGGTGTTCAGCATCATAGCGATCGCTACGATTATCATCATATACTTCTGGCTCGCCCGGCGGGGGCTCAGGTCCGATGCAAGGGACATACGAGGGGGAATATTCCTTACCCTTGCGGAAAGGGCGGCAAGGATGGCGCAGAGATTCCCCAAGCACCAGGTGTCGTGGAAACCCGACCTGCTCATTCCGGTAGAGGACCCGAGAAGATGGGCCGGGCCGCTGCTGTTTATAGAAAACTTTACGTCGAGGTCGGGAAGCATACTGGCATTTACAGTCACCAATGACGGGACCGAGGAATCGGAGAAAGAGCTGGAAGAGCTGCTGGGCCCGCTCAAGAAGAACATTTCGGTAAACTACACGGTAATCCAGGATAACGAATTCCTGCACGGCGCCAAAGTGGTGATTCAGACGCTTAAAGCAAGCTCCTTCCGCCCGAACATACTGTTTCTTACGCTCGGGAGCAGCGAGCAGAAAGACTACATAATCAAGGATCTGATATTCGAGGCGCACCGGAACGAAATGGGCGCGGTTGTCCTGTGCCAGAATCCCCGCGTGGCTTTCGGGATGCAGAGAGACGTGAATCTCTGGCTGAGGGATAAGAGTCCGAACTGGAACTTGGGCATGCTGATCGCGCTCAAGCTACAGCTCAGCTGGGAGGGGAGGATTAATCTCGTTACCGTTTCGGACGAAAGGGACGATCGGAAGAGGCTCTACGATTATCTGGAGAACCTGAGCGATCAGGCCCGGTTGCCCGCCATGACCGATATTCATGTGCTTACGGGCTCCTTCGAGGAAGCGTTAAAGACCGCGCCCCGCGCCGATATAAACATATTCGGGCTTCCGTTCGATGTACCGTTCGAGTTCATGAGAACAGCGCCCGAGTTAACTCATTCTTCCTGTATATTCGTAAAGGACTCTGGTCACGAGAGCGCGCTTGTTTGA